Below is a window of Caldisericota bacterium DNA.
GGAAGGTGGGTAAATTGGAAAGATTTTATTCTAGAAAAGAGATGTTCACAAAAATTACGCATAGGCAGAGAGAGTTTTTGGAGGTTTTGTCAAATTTGTATAAAGAAACTGATAAACCTGTTTCTTACAAGGATGTGGCAACTAAGCTGAATGTAACCAAGTGGACTGCTTACGATATTCTTCAAACACTAACTAAAAAAGGTTTACTTGGTGTCAAATACAATCTTACACCCGGGCCCGGGCGCTCGGAAATTAAATTCATTCCCAAAAAAGTTGTTTTGAAACGCCTTGGTGTGGAGGAAGATACAAACGAGCTTTTGCTTATCCACGATTGGATAAAAGAACGGTTTAAGCAGTACGAAAATGAGAGCATTGTGAAATCAGCTACTATCATCGCACGAAAATTAGAAAGAGAAAAAAACCCACTTTCTACCGTACTTCGTGTGGCCTTGCTTTTTGCGTTGTTTGCAAAGGAATTTAGACCCGATATTGAAAAAATTGTGAACATAGAAGAACTGTTGAAGTGTAAAATGCATCATACCGTGCTCCTTTCATTTTTTGGAGAGATAATGTTTGCGTTTGTCAAAGACGAAAGATGGGCAGCAAGAAACTTGAGTAGTTTAAGCCGAATTACTGTAGAGAAATTTAATGTAATTGAGAAGAAGTTTGTTGAAAGTACCCCTCTTATTACAGCAAACGAGCAAAAAAAAGTTTTAGTTGTTTTGAAAGAAGTATTGTAATTTTAAGCAAAAAATGTAAGATAATACTAATTAGAAAAATTTATAAATGGGGAGCTAATTTACCCTGAGAATAAAATTATTAGGAGGTGGGAAATGAGTTTAGGTGAGAGCACAAAAAGAGTAGTTCTTACAAAGGCGACAGAAAGCCTTGTGTCTTACTTAAAAAAAGATCCGGAAAAGAGGATCAAGCGGGCTGTAAATGCAATTGCTGGAATGGGTGAGAAATTTTCTTTTTTACCGGTATTTAAAGAGCAACTTAGCAATATAAAGAGCATTACAGATTTAGACCATTCTGGTAAAAAGCTTATTGTTAATCTCATAAAAGATACGAGGGAAGATATACTGAAAAAGCTTGCCGTGAATTTTGCTGTAAATGCAAGCTGGATAGGTGTTGCAAAAGAACGTGCAATTACAAAGAAAGAAGGTTTCAATGTCCCTTATTTTATGCTGATTGACCCTACCGAACGGTGTAACTATAATTGCAAAGGTTGCTGGGCGGGTTCTTACGAACAGGCAAAGGAAATGCCTCTTGAAACATTTAATAGAGTTCTTAACGAAGCAAAAGAGTTAGGTATGTACTTTATTGTTGTTTCAGGTGGAGAGCCGACAGTTTATCCGCACCTTCTTGATGTTTTCAAAGAGCATAACGATATGGCATTTATGTTTTATACTAACGGGTCTCTCTTCACAAGAAAATTTGTGGAAGAGCTTGCCGATGCAGGAAATGCAATACCGTGTTTTAGCGTGGAAGGGTTTAAAGAGAAAACAGATGAACGAAGAGGCGAGGGTGCCTGGGACAGAGTAATGAAAGCGATGGATAATATGAAAGAGGTAGGTGTTCCATTTGGTTATTCTATAACAGAAACGCATGATAATTTAGAAGAAGTATTAAGTGACGAGTTTGTAGATTTTATGATTAACAAAGGTGCGAAAATCGCATGGTATTTTCAATATATTCCTGTTGGGAGAACTCCTGATATAAACATGATGCTTACTCCAGAGCAGCGCATGCGTTCTTACGACCGGATTCATGCTGTCAGGTCCAGTAGGTCTTTATTTGTAGCCGATTTCTGGAACGACGGTCCTTATACTGGCGGATGTCTTGCAGGGGGGAGAAGATACTTTCATATTACAGCAGATGGCAGTATAGAGCCCTGTGCATTTATACATTTGTCCCAGGGGAATATTTATGATATGTCTTTGAAAGAAGCTTTGCAGCTTCCATTTTTTAAGGAAATACAAAAAATGCAGCCATATTCAACCAATTTGCTTATGCCGTGCTTACTTGTAGATAATCCTGACTGTTTCCGCAAAATTTCTTTACTGCCTGGTGTACGCAGCACGGATGGCACTGCCGAAAATATGAGCGGAGAAGTTGGCAAGCATCTTAATAAGCTGTCAAAGCAATGGGAATCGATTTCAACGCCTGTGTTTGATAAAGATTTTCCTGATGTAGCAAAAAAGACTAAAGAATATAAAGAAAAGAAAGAAAAAATTATTAAAGAAGGTGGCGGAAATATAGAGCAATTTAATGTTTCAGATGAAATAGAAAAGTAGGTTTTTATGGCAAAAGGGGAGAAAAAGGGAGGGATAGAGAACCTTGAAAAGAAGATTTCTCAAGCCCTCCTTTTTCTTTTCCCAACTATTATTGTCATTTTCTATTTTGTATTTAGAGAAACAAATTTCAAAATTTTATTTGCTACACTGAACTATAGATATGTTGCTTTGCTTTTTGTCTTAATGATTGTTATTTGGTTGGTGAATGCATTAAAATTTTCTTTGATTGTTCTTTTTTCGAAAAGCAAGCTGTCGTTCAAAAAAAGTTTTAAAATTTTGCTTGCTTCTATTTTTGGCGCTAACATCACGCCATTTTATTCTGGCGGTGCTCCCACGCAGGTT
It encodes the following:
- a CDS encoding radical SAM protein; protein product: MSLGESTKRVVLTKATESLVSYLKKDPEKRIKRAVNAIAGMGEKFSFLPVFKEQLSNIKSITDLDHSGKKLIVNLIKDTREDILKKLAVNFAVNASWIGVAKERAITKKEGFNVPYFMLIDPTERCNYNCKGCWAGSYEQAKEMPLETFNRVLNEAKELGMYFIVVSGGEPTVYPHLLDVFKEHNDMAFMFYTNGSLFTRKFVEELADAGNAIPCFSVEGFKEKTDERRGEGAWDRVMKAMDNMKEVGVPFGYSITETHDNLEEVLSDEFVDFMINKGAKIAWYFQYIPVGRTPDINMMLTPEQRMRSYDRIHAVRSSRSLFVADFWNDGPYTGGCLAGGRRYFHITADGSIEPCAFIHLSQGNIYDMSLKEALQLPFFKEIQKMQPYSTNLLMPCLLVDNPDCFRKISLLPGVRSTDGTAENMSGEVGKHLNKLSKQWESISTPVFDKDFPDVAKKTKEYKEKKEKIIKEGGGNIEQFNVSDEIEK